TTCGCGGCTGCGCAACACGCTCACCGTCAGGGCGCACCGCGAATCCACGGTCATGGTGTGCGATGCCTTTCTCGCGCACGATCCCGAGGCGAAACGGCGGCCCTTCGGCTGGCTGCGTACCGAAACGCGGATCGAGGACGAAGGCGGAAGACTGCTGGCCGTGGACCGCTTCGCGATCGAGGGTCGGCAACTGCTGGAGCCGCGCGAGGGAATTCATGGTCCGCACACGATCCAGGCATCGCTCATGGTCATTCATCGCGCCGATCCCGCGGCTGCGTTGGAAGCGTTGCGATCCGCACTTCCCGCGGACGGCCCGGTCTACGCCGGCGCGTCGCTCCTGCCGGGGGATGCCGGAGCCTGGGTCCGCTTGCTGTCCGCCGACGCCGTGGCCCTGAGGCAGACGCTCAAGGATGCCTGGAGCGCCGCCCGCGAGCGGTTCACCGGAGCGAAGCCGGGCACACGGCGCAAATAGTTTCACGGAGATGAGGTCATGAACGATTCCACCGCGACCGCCGGCACTGCCGGGGTCATCGACCAGTACAGACTCGCGTCCGAGCCCTACTACCGTGCGGTCGGCAACGAGATCGCGCTGTACGAGGCCGCGTACGCCGCCCGGCTGCCGATGATGCTCAAGGGGCCCACGGGATGCGGCAAGACCCGCTTCATCGAGTACATGGCCTGGCGTCTGGGCAAGCCGCTCGTGACGCTCGCGTGCAACGAGGACATGACGGCCTCGGACCTGGTGGGACGCTTCCTGCTGGATGCGGAGGGCACGCGCTGGCAGGACGGGCCGCTGACGCTCGCTGCCCGCCACGGCGCGATCTGCTATCTGGACGAGGTGGTCGAGGCGCGGCAGGACACCGCCGTCGTGATCCATCCGCTTACCGACGCGCGCCGTTGCCTGCCGCTGGAGAAGAAGAACGAACTGGTGCAGGCGCACCCGGACTTCCAGCTCGTGATCTCTTACAACCCCGGGTACCAGAGCATCCTCAAGGACCTGAAGCAGTCCACGAAGCAGCGCTTCGGGGCGCTGGACTTCCACTATCCGGCACGCGACATCGAGATCGAGATCGTGGCGCACGAGGCCGGTGTCTCCGGGGAGATCGCCGGCCGCCTGGTGTCCATCGGCGAGAAGACGCGCAACCTCAAGGGCCACGGACTGGAGGAAGGCGTGTCCACCCGGATGCTGATCCATGCGGGCCACCTCATCGCGCGCGGCATCGACCCCGTCGCGGCGTGCGAAGTCACTCTGGTGCGGCCGATCACGGACGATCAGGACATGCGCGACGCACTGGATGCTGTCGTGACGACCTACTTCTGAGCACCGGGCATCCCCGCCTGAGCGCGAATCGTCACAGCGGCCTTCTCCGGTAAGCGCTTCCATGTCCAACGCCGACGACCTCGATCGATACGCCGACCTCGTCGCGGGCATGCCACGGGAGCGGCTCGCGCTTCTGCGGGCAGGCTGGCCGGAGGCGCGGAAGGTCTTTTCGGACGAAGGGCTCGTCCGGTATCTGCGGGCGATCCGGAACCTGGAGGCCGCGGGCGTCACGTGGTCGACGGTGGTCACCTTTCTGCGCGAGGCGCCGCGTCTGGCGCGCGAGGTGGGCGAACAGGCCGTGGCGGAGATGCTCGAGGCGGCGTTCAAGGTCTATGCGCGCACCCAGCAGAAGTCGATGGATGCCTTGTTCTCGGCGGCTCCCATCGCCGCGAGGCGATTGCGCGAACCACGCCGGGTGCGGACGTTCTTCGCGCTCGTCACCGACCTTGCCGAGCGCGCGCCGCGTGGCGTGGGTCCCATGCTGCAGCACACGGACGCGCTGCTGGAGCATCTCGCCATCGAGGACCTGCGCAACTGGGCGCTGCTGGGCGTGCAATCGCACAGCGCCGATCCGCTTGACCAGGAGAGCTACTTCGATCTGCGCACGACGGAATCGCGCGCCTTTCTGCGCTCAGACCGGACGGGCGTCATGTTCACGGACGTGCGCAAGCGTCTGGGCTTCTACCTGCGCGCGCTGTGGGCGCGGGGCACGGAGCTTCGCAGCTTCTCGTCCACTTTGCAGCAGAGCCGCCCGTTCGTCACGCCGCTGGGCATCCATCTTCCCGATGCCTACCGGGCGGTGCAAGGCGCTTCGGCGGTCGCGCTCTATCGCGCCGCCTGCGCGCATGCAGCCGCGCATCTTGCGTTCTCGCCCGCGCCACAGCCCCGTTCCGGCCTCAAGCCGATCCAGATTGTGCTGGTGGGCCTGCTCGAAGATGCGCGCGTCGAGGCCCTGGCCTGCCGCGAGATGCCGGGGCTGAGGCGGCTATGGTTGCAGTTCCATGAAGGGTCGTCGGGCGGTGCCGTCACGTTCGCGGGGCTCGCCGTGCGGCTTGCGCATGCGCTGCTGGACCCGGGACATCCCGACGACAGCCCCTGGGTGCAGAAGGCCCGGCGCCTGTTCTTCGAGAACGACCTCACGGATCCCTCGTTCGTCCGGCCCCTTGGCTCTCTGCTGGGAAACGACATCGGACAGATGCGACTGCAGTTCAATGCGAAGACCTGGGTGATCGAGCCGCTCTACCGCGACGACAACACCGTCCTGTGGGAGCCCGACAAGAACGAGAAGGGCCTCATGATGGAAGAGGAGGTGATGCTCGTTCAGCCCGAAACCGTCGAGAGCAGCACCGGGGACACGCTGGAGGATCCGGATGCCGAGCAGGTGGAAGGCGTCAAACCGGTGGGCGCGGGAAGCGCAGAGGAGGACGAGGAGTTGCAGATGGCGGGCGATCTGCTGCGCATCGTCCAGTATCCGGAGTGGGACTACCTCATCGGCATGGTCCGGCCGCAGTGGTGCACCGTGCAGGAGAAACGGCCGGACATGGCCGACCCGGCAACGGTCGCGGAGATCATGCATCGCAACCAGGACCTGCTCGACCGCATCGATTCGCTGATCCGCGGAAGCGAACTGCGCAAGCCGGTGCGGCTCAAGAAGCAGATGGACGGCGACCGCTTCGATCTTGATCAGGTGGTGAATGCCATGATCGACGTGCGTTCGCACCGTACGCCCGATCCGCGGTTCCACATCCGGGTGGACAGACGCGAGCGGGATCTGTCCGTGCTCGTGCTGCTGGATCTTTCCGAATCCACCAACGACGTGGTGAAGGCGAGCGGCAAGACCGTTCTGGCGCTGGCCCGCGAGGCGACCGTGCTGCTTGCGGCCGCGATGGAACGCATCGGCGATCAGTTCGCGATCCACGGCTTCTGCTCCAACGGCCGGTCGGAAGTGCAGTACTACCGCTTCAAGGACTTCGGCTGGCCCTTCGACGACCACGTGAAGGCCCGGCTGTCGGGCATGAAGGGACAGCTTTCCACCCGCATGGGCGGGGCCTTGCGGCATGCCACCAACTGGCTGCGCTACCGTGCCTGCGACAAGAAGCTCATCCTGCTCGTGACCGACGGCGAGCCGCACGACATCGACGTCCACGATCCCAAATATCTTCAGTTCGACGCCAAGAAGGCCGTGGAGGAAGCGAGCCGCGCCGGCATCTACACCTACTGCATGAGCCTCGACCCCAAAGCCGACGAGTACGTCTCGCGCATCTTCGGTGCCCGCAACTACATGGTCGTCGACCACATCAACCGGCTGCCCGAGAAGCTCCCGGGGCTCTACCTGCGCCTCACCCGCTGATTCTCCCCGATCGTTTCAGCGGCCCAAGCCGTAGACCGCCAGGAAATCCGGCCGGATCTCGCGCAGCTCGTCGGTCACGATGGCGTCCACTCCCCACTCGAACAGCGTGATCGCGCGCCCCGGTTCGTTGACCGTGTAGGCCAGCACCGCGATGCCTTCCCCGTGGATCGTCTCCACCCATTCGGCCGTGAGGTGCTGCTGG
This region of Betaproteobacteria bacterium genomic DNA includes:
- a CDS encoding nitric oxide reductase activation protein NorD encodes the protein MSNADDLDRYADLVAGMPRERLALLRAGWPEARKVFSDEGLVRYLRAIRNLEAAGVTWSTVVTFLREAPRLAREVGEQAVAEMLEAAFKVYARTQQKSMDALFSAAPIAARRLREPRRVRTFFALVTDLAERAPRGVGPMLQHTDALLEHLAIEDLRNWALLGVQSHSADPLDQESYFDLRTTESRAFLRSDRTGVMFTDVRKRLGFYLRALWARGTELRSFSSTLQQSRPFVTPLGIHLPDAYRAVQGASAVALYRAACAHAAAHLAFSPAPQPRSGLKPIQIVLVGLLEDARVEALACREMPGLRRLWLQFHEGSSGGAVTFAGLAVRLAHALLDPGHPDDSPWVQKARRLFFENDLTDPSFVRPLGSLLGNDIGQMRLQFNAKTWVIEPLYRDDNTVLWEPDKNEKGLMMEEEVMLVQPETVESSTGDTLEDPDAEQVEGVKPVGAGSAEEDEELQMAGDLLRIVQYPEWDYLIGMVRPQWCTVQEKRPDMADPATVAEIMHRNQDLLDRIDSLIRGSELRKPVRLKKQMDGDRFDLDQVVNAMIDVRSHRTPDPRFHIRVDRRERDLSVLVLLDLSESTNDVVKASGKTVLALAREATVLLAAAMERIGDQFAIHGFCSNGRSEVQYYRFKDFGWPFDDHVKARLSGMKGQLSTRMGGALRHATNWLRYRACDKKLILLVTDGEPHDIDVHDPKYLQFDAKKAVEEASRAGIYTYCMSLDPKADEYVSRIFGARNYMVVDHINRLPEKLPGLYLRLTR
- a CDS encoding CbbQ/NirQ/NorQ/GpvN family protein; this encodes MNDSTATAGTAGVIDQYRLASEPYYRAVGNEIALYEAAYAARLPMMLKGPTGCGKTRFIEYMAWRLGKPLVTLACNEDMTASDLVGRFLLDAEGTRWQDGPLTLAARHGAICYLDEVVEARQDTAVVIHPLTDARRCLPLEKKNELVQAHPDFQLVISYNPGYQSILKDLKQSTKQRFGALDFHYPARDIEIEIVAHEAGVSGEIAGRLVSIGEKTRNLKGHGLEEGVSTRMLIHAGHLIARGIDPVAACEVTLVRPITDDQDMRDALDAVVTTYF
- a CDS encoding urease accessory protein UreD, encoding METAAAAAAERQVEIAFAGAAGTRTFLRRQRVAYPFHVGRALYLPGDPAELCTVYLQSCSGGLFQKDRLGIALTGASGARAHVTTAASTVVHSMPDGHAEQHVLIRADRDALVEYLPDPLILFPDSRLRNTLTVRAHRESTVMVCDAFLAHDPEAKRRPFGWLRTETRIEDEGGRLLAVDRFAIEGRQLLEPREGIHGPHTIQASLMVIHRADPAAALEALRSALPADGPVYAGASLLPGDAGAWVRLLSADAVALRQTLKDAWSAARERFTGAKPGTRRK